A section of the Flavobacterium sp. CG_23.5 genome encodes:
- a CDS encoding tetratricopeptide repeat protein has protein sequence MKYLFLVLLMYSNSIWSQSNFDKAEKLFKENKFEQAQAVFETVLKTNPADLKTIEYLGDIAGRNKSWDKTIIYYKKLVQLKPSEANYHYKYGGALGMKAKESNKFKALGMIDEVKGAFEKAIVLNPKHIEARWALIELYIQLPGIVGGSQSKAIKYSNELFRLSPVDGYLSKGHIDEYFKRYAVAEQQYKKGIAVGNSKVGYQMLANLYKNKMKEPEKAKSILEEYKNRER, from the coding sequence ATGAAATACTTATTTTTAGTTCTGCTAATGTATTCTAACTCCATTTGGTCTCAATCCAATTTCGATAAAGCAGAAAAATTATTCAAAGAAAATAAATTTGAACAGGCGCAAGCTGTCTTTGAAACTGTTTTGAAAACGAATCCTGCGGATTTAAAAACTATTGAATATTTAGGAGACATTGCAGGTCGAAATAAATCTTGGGATAAGACTATCATTTATTATAAAAAACTTGTCCAGTTAAAACCATCAGAAGCCAATTATCATTATAAATATGGTGGAGCCTTAGGGATGAAAGCCAAGGAATCAAATAAGTTTAAAGCCCTAGGCATGATTGATGAGGTTAAAGGAGCATTTGAAAAGGCAATTGTGCTAAATCCAAAGCATATTGAAGCACGTTGGGCATTAATAGAACTCTATATTCAGTTACCTGGAATCGTGGGCGGAAGCCAATCTAAAGCTATAAAATATTCAAATGAATTATTCCGACTTTCTCCGGTAGACGGTTATTTGTCTAAGGGGCATATTGATGAATATTTTAAAAGATATGCGGTAGCTGAACAACAATATAAAAAGGGAATTGCAGTAGGGAATTCAAAAGTGGGCTATCAAATGCTTGCGAATTTGTATAAAAACAAAATGAAAGAACCTGAAAAAGCAAAATCAATTTTAGAAGAATATAAAAATAGAGAAAGGTAA
- the lysM gene encoding peptidoglycan-binding protein LysM produces MGLLSFIKGAGAKLFGKKEEDAPAAEKEALKANVLLAHVQSLKLPFKNLKVYLQEEKVTLKGEVDKQVDAEKIALAVGNVEGVSEVDNQMEVAIKEPEAKYHTVVEGDWLSKIAKTYYGDANKFNVIFEANKPMLSDPDKIYPGQVLRIPNL; encoded by the coding sequence ATGGGACTATTATCATTTATTAAAGGCGCTGGGGCGAAATTATTTGGAAAAAAAGAAGAAGATGCTCCTGCTGCGGAAAAAGAAGCATTGAAAGCAAATGTTTTATTAGCACATGTTCAATCTTTAAAATTGCCTTTCAAAAATTTAAAAGTTTATTTACAAGAGGAAAAGGTTACACTGAAAGGAGAAGTTGACAAACAAGTTGATGCTGAAAAAATTGCTCTAGCTGTGGGTAATGTAGAAGGAGTTTCTGAGGTGGATAATCAGATGGAAGTTGCAATCAAAGAACCAGAAGCAAAATACCATACAGTAGTTGAAGGTGATTGGTTGTCAAAAATTGCAAAGACATATTATGGAGATGCCAATAAATTTAATGTGATTTTTGAGGCAAACAAACCGATGCTTTCCGATCCAGACAAAATATATCCCGGTCAAGTTTTGAGAATACCAAATTTGTAA
- a CDS encoding 5-(carboxyamino)imidazole ribonucleotide synthase, whose product MNYFSSDFKLGILGGGQLGKMLLSDTRKFDIQTYVLDPSDEAPCKIACDQFFKGDLMNFETVYNFGKLVDVLTFEIELVNLEALVKLEDEGLKVYPSPKTLKRIQNKGIQKDFYTEHAIPTASYKRFGNLKSLIIEILDSKIKLPFIWKCTEFGYDGNGVKVIRQISDLDNLANVECIAEEMVPFKNELAVIVCRNPSGDIKTYPVVEMEFHPEANQVEYVICPARIDDTVAEKARAIALNVSEKFNHVGLLAVEMFQTEDDEILVNEVAPRPHNSGHYSIEASYTSQFENHLRAILNLPLGNTDSKVAGIMVNLVGAEGFSGDVVYENIEKILGWNGVTPHIYGKKQTRPFRKMGHVTIVNEDIKEARRIAQDVKNTIRVISDKLNN is encoded by the coding sequence ATGAATTATTTTTCTTCTGATTTTAAACTTGGAATTCTCGGTGGCGGACAACTCGGCAAAATGCTGTTATCTGACACCCGAAAATTCGATATACAAACTTATGTACTTGATCCAAGTGATGAAGCACCTTGCAAAATAGCCTGTGACCAATTTTTCAAAGGCGACTTAATGAATTTTGAAACCGTTTACAATTTTGGAAAACTAGTTGATGTTTTAACCTTTGAAATCGAACTGGTTAATCTTGAAGCTTTAGTAAAACTAGAAGACGAAGGATTGAAAGTTTATCCTTCACCTAAAACACTAAAACGTATCCAAAATAAAGGAATTCAGAAAGATTTTTATACTGAACACGCTATTCCTACAGCAAGTTACAAACGCTTTGGTAATTTAAAAAGTTTGATAATTGAAATTCTTGATTCCAAAATAAAATTACCATTTATATGGAAATGTACGGAATTTGGTTACGACGGAAATGGCGTTAAAGTAATTAGACAAATCTCGGATTTAGACAATTTAGCTAATGTAGAATGTATTGCTGAAGAAATGGTTCCGTTTAAAAATGAGTTGGCAGTAATCGTTTGTCGCAATCCATCAGGCGACATAAAAACATATCCTGTGGTTGAAATGGAATTCCATCCAGAAGCAAATCAGGTAGAATATGTTATTTGTCCTGCTCGAATCGATGATACAGTTGCCGAAAAAGCGAGAGCAATTGCCTTGAATGTTTCTGAAAAATTCAATCATGTTGGACTTTTGGCAGTGGAAATGTTCCAAACAGAAGATGACGAGATTCTTGTAAACGAAGTTGCTCCTCGCCCACACAATTCAGGTCATTATTCGATTGAAGCCAGCTATACTTCACAATTCGAAAATCATTTGAGAGCAATTCTTAACTTACCCTTAGGAAATACCGATAGCAAAGTAGCTGGAATTATGGTGAATCTAGTTGGTGCTGAAGGATTTTCAGGAGACGTAGTTTATGAAAATATCGAAAAAATATTAGGATGGAATGGTGTCACACCACATATTTACGGAAAAAAACAAACTCGTCCTTTTAGAAAAATGGGACATGTAACTATAGTAAATGAGGACATAAAAGAAGCAAGACGTATTGCGCAAGATGTAAAGAATACGATAAGAGTAATCAGCGATAAATTGAATAATTAA
- a CDS encoding DUF1800 family protein, with translation MASLNPNTTVLGVKNAKHLLRRATFVYTKALIDQYSKLAPSQALDLLLVDKPLALNLPYDPLPTTAPDGFWTESANLPTSIANQYGKGVLVAGWWWYNAINTPTLKFKLSHFLSTRFTVIKNEQVFGSSTEFYDYIRLLLFYSYGNYKKLAKKMTLNNSMLCFLNNTSNVKSSPNENYAREFLELFTIGKGAQVTPGNYTNYTESDIVQTARILTGFKRKSDRSLIDSETGIPKGYNQFSDHNTSPKTFSSAFNNKIITSSSDASSMDTELDNYIEMVFDQSATAKNICRKLYTYFVKSNISSEVENDIINPLAQDLYNNGYEIVPIIRKLLESQHFYDLDDSITTDEIIGGIIKSPLQQLSEICTYLKAAIPDPTSNPLNFYNVFWWYFVNNTFFVRSNMILFEPENVAGHAAYYQAPAFDKTWISSSTLIAKYRLGESLLDGVNRISGNSNIAVKINISDVLKNTGIVSNPSNPLTLTSELCNALFAQETDSDRINYFMNSFLLQGLSNYYWTEAWNNFISTNNNSVVESRLKLLVTKILRAPESQMF, from the coding sequence ATGGCTTCACTAAATCCAAATACCACAGTTTTAGGTGTAAAAAACGCTAAACATTTGTTGCGAAGAGCAACTTTTGTTTACACCAAGGCCTTGATAGACCAATATTCAAAGCTCGCCCCCAGCCAAGCGCTAGATCTATTATTGGTTGATAAACCCCTCGCGTTAAACCTACCGTATGACCCTTTGCCAACCACTGCTCCAGATGGTTTTTGGACCGAATCCGCAAATTTACCGACCTCAATTGCTAACCAATATGGTAAAGGTGTACTTGTAGCTGGTTGGTGGTGGTATAATGCCATAAATACTCCCACATTAAAATTTAAACTTTCTCATTTTCTATCTACCCGTTTTACAGTAATAAAAAACGAACAGGTTTTTGGATCTTCCACCGAATTCTACGATTACATCCGATTGCTTTTATTTTATTCCTATGGGAATTATAAAAAGTTAGCAAAAAAGATGACACTCAATAATTCTATGCTTTGTTTTTTGAATAATACTTCAAATGTGAAAAGTTCTCCAAATGAAAATTATGCCCGCGAGTTTCTAGAATTATTCACTATTGGGAAAGGAGCACAAGTTACACCCGGAAATTACACGAATTATACCGAATCAGATATTGTGCAGACAGCAAGAATATTAACGGGATTCAAAAGAAAATCCGACAGATCTCTAATTGATTCTGAAACTGGAATTCCAAAAGGGTACAATCAATTCTCAGATCACAATACCAGTCCTAAAACATTTAGTAGTGCTTTTAACAACAAAATAATTACTTCTTCAAGTGATGCTTCTTCGATGGATACCGAATTAGACAATTACATTGAGATGGTTTTTGACCAATCGGCTACAGCAAAAAATATTTGCAGAAAATTATATACTTATTTCGTTAAAAGCAACATTTCGTCAGAAGTAGAAAACGACATTATAAATCCATTAGCACAAGACCTTTACAACAATGGATATGAAATTGTTCCAATTATTAGAAAATTATTAGAAAGCCAACATTTTTACGATTTAGATGATAGTATCACAACTGATGAAATTATAGGTGGAATAATAAAATCTCCCCTTCAGCAATTATCAGAAATATGCACGTATTTAAAAGCCGCAATTCCAGATCCTACTTCGAATCCATTAAATTTCTATAATGTTTTTTGGTGGTATTTCGTCAACAATACCTTTTTTGTGCGTTCCAATATGATTCTATTTGAACCTGAAAATGTTGCCGGACATGCTGCCTATTATCAAGCTCCTGCTTTTGATAAAACTTGGATTTCATCTTCAACCTTAATTGCAAAATACAGATTAGGAGAATCTTTACTCGACGGAGTAAATAGGATCAGTGGTAATAGTAATATTGCTGTTAAAATAAACATTTCAGATGTCTTAAAAAACACTGGAATCGTATCAAATCCTTCGAACCCTCTTACATTAACTTCCGAACTGTGCAACGCACTTTTCGCCCAAGAAACAGACAGTGATCGTATTAACTACTTTATGAATTCTTTCCTCCTGCAAGGTCTATCTAATTATTATTGGACTGAAGCGTGGAATAACTTTATTAGCACCAATAATAACTCAGTAGTCGAGTCTCGATTAAAGCTGTTAGTAACCAAAATATTAAGAGCCCCCGAATCTCAAATGTTTTAG
- the hpt gene encoding hypoxanthine phosphoribosyltransferase: MIQLHDKQFVPFISAKEIEFAIAKMVAQIEDDFFDETPVFVGVLNGAFMVVSDFMKLYKKPCEVSFIKMASYEGTSSTEEVKQLIGLNQDLTGRTVVIIEDIVDTGNTVVELKELFKKQNVKHFKIATLFFKPEAYTKDVKIDYVGIRIPNKFIVGYGLDYNGLGRNLPEVYKLKE, encoded by the coding sequence ATGATACAACTTCACGATAAACAATTTGTTCCGTTTATTTCCGCTAAAGAAATTGAGTTTGCAATAGCAAAAATGGTTGCTCAAATAGAAGATGATTTTTTTGATGAAACGCCGGTGTTTGTTGGCGTTTTGAATGGCGCTTTCATGGTCGTTTCTGATTTCATGAAATTGTATAAAAAACCATGTGAAGTATCTTTCATAAAAATGGCTTCCTATGAAGGGACTTCGTCAACTGAAGAGGTGAAACAATTGATAGGATTGAACCAAGATTTGACCGGACGCACTGTCGTAATTATCGAAGATATTGTAGACACTGGAAATACAGTAGTTGAATTGAAAGAATTGTTCAAAAAACAAAATGTAAAACATTTTAAAATAGCAACACTTTTTTTTAAACCAGAAGCATATACAAAAGATGTCAAGATAGATTACGTTGGAATTAGAATTCCAAATAAATTTATTGTTGGTTATGGTTTGGACTATAATGGATTAGGAAGAAATTTACCCGAAGTATATAAACTAAAAGAATAA
- a CDS encoding DUF1501 domain-containing protein translates to MKRRNFIKLTSTASVLSLLPTEVFALFKSAGMTSCPDPSSKKIVLIQLAGANDGLNTIVPINQYDTYATLRPNIKLNNVGMTNGIINLDSTLALTDQVGLHPSLIGFKSLYDKGFMRIIQGVGYPAQDKSHFKSTDLWLTGGDGTMANNNLDSGWTGRFLENYYAEFLNSNFPLGIQLGSSDNSLGFHGEVEHGMSLNISGQDLSGFYSVVNGLGGQPPANIPDSEYGGLIQYIINNDASTNAYAQTISSSFNSGSNSLTYPNTSLSNQLKTVARFISGGLQTKVYLVKVGGFDTHDMQVAANNTTHLGNHATLLTQISEAINTFITDLNNQNMANDVVAVTFSEFGRKAGENASLGTDHGEIAPMFVFGSAINPGISGTNINLSEAVLANNYQVRTVQHDNRRVFSTILQDWFGASNQTLDLTFYNQTTNTGFSNNKIADLIKTQNIVNSTCYTDKLLSVNEFKNTYEVIVYPNPTSELITINSPNNNDIYSVSIYSIDGKFIGKYKNPLNGSQLSINVENLSTGFYNLKIETTNGNFSKKVIVRR, encoded by the coding sequence ATGAAAAGAAGAAATTTTATTAAACTAACTTCAACTGCTAGCGTACTTTCATTGTTACCCACAGAAGTGTTTGCTCTTTTCAAATCAGCAGGTATGACATCCTGCCCTGATCCCAGCTCAAAAAAAATAGTTTTAATTCAATTAGCTGGGGCTAATGATGGACTAAACACCATTGTACCCATCAATCAGTATGATACTTATGCGACGTTGCGTCCTAACATTAAACTTAATAACGTTGGAATGACAAATGGCATCATTAATCTTGATTCAACTTTGGCATTAACCGATCAAGTAGGATTACACCCTTCCCTTATAGGATTCAAAAGCTTATATGACAAAGGATTTATGAGAATCATTCAAGGCGTTGGCTATCCTGCCCAAGACAAATCTCATTTCAAATCAACTGATTTATGGTTGACAGGAGGAGATGGCACCATGGCTAACAATAATTTAGATAGCGGATGGACGGGACGTTTTCTTGAGAATTACTATGCTGAATTTTTAAATTCAAATTTCCCTTTAGGAATTCAACTTGGCAGTAGCGATAATTCATTAGGTTTTCATGGAGAAGTCGAACATGGTATGTCTTTAAACATTAGTGGACAGGATTTATCTGGATTTTATTCTGTGGTGAATGGTTTAGGCGGTCAACCGCCAGCAAACATACCCGATTCCGAATATGGAGGATTAATTCAATATATCATTAACAATGATGCTTCTACAAATGCTTATGCGCAGACTATTTCCAGCTCCTTTAATTCAGGCTCTAATTCATTAACATATCCTAACACTAGCTTATCCAATCAGTTAAAAACAGTCGCACGATTTATTTCAGGTGGCCTTCAGACCAAAGTCTATTTAGTTAAAGTTGGCGGATTTGACACTCATGACATGCAAGTAGCTGCAAATAATACTACTCATCTAGGCAATCATGCCACTCTTTTGACTCAAATTTCAGAGGCAATTAACACTTTCATCACGGACTTGAATAATCAGAACATGGCCAATGATGTTGTAGCAGTTACCTTTTCAGAATTTGGGAGAAAAGCGGGAGAAAATGCAAGCTTAGGCACGGATCACGGAGAAATTGCCCCGATGTTTGTTTTTGGGAGCGCCATAAATCCTGGAATCTCCGGGACAAATATTAATTTATCTGAAGCCGTTTTGGCAAATAACTATCAAGTTCGAACCGTTCAGCATGACAACAGAAGAGTTTTTAGTACAATTCTTCAAGATTGGTTTGGAGCAAGCAACCAAACATTAGATTTGACTTTTTACAATCAAACCACTAATACCGGCTTTTCAAATAATAAAATAGCGGATTTAATCAAAACTCAAAATATAGTTAATTCAACCTGTTATACTGACAAGTTACTTTCTGTCAACGAATTCAAAAATACCTATGAAGTTATCGTTTATCCAAATCCAACTTCGGAACTGATTACCATTAATTCGCCAAACAACAATGATATTTATTCGGTTTCTATTTACTCAATAGACGGAAAATTTATTGGAAAATATAAAAATCCTTTAAACGGCAGTCAGCTTTCAATCAATGTTGAAAATCTATCGACAGGATTTTATAATTTAAAAATCGAGACCACCAACGGGAATTTTTCCAAAAAAGTAATTGTGAGAAGATAA
- the obgE gene encoding GTPase ObgE: MTEGNFVDYVKIYVSSGKGGKGSTHLHREKFIEKGGPDGGDGGRGGHVFLVGNKGLWTLFHLKFARHIKAGNGGDGSGDRSTGADGDDKYIEVPLGTVVKDKETGEILFEITEDGEKQILSRGGKGGLGNWHFRSSTNQTPRYSQPGLPGAEMDVILELKVLADVGLVGFPNAGKSTLLSVLTSAKPKIADYPFTTLKPNLGIVAYRDFQSFVIADIPGIIEGAAEGKGLGHYFLRHIERNSTLLFLVPVDAPDIKAEYDILVNELTKYNPEMLDKERMVVISKCDMLDDELKVELKSELDVAFKGIPYMFISSVAQQGLTELKDKLWKMLND, translated from the coding sequence ATGACTGAAGGGAATTTTGTAGATTACGTTAAAATATATGTTTCTTCTGGAAAAGGAGGAAAAGGATCTACGCATTTGCATAGAGAAAAATTTATTGAAAAAGGAGGTCCGGATGGTGGAGATGGTGGACGTGGAGGTCATGTTTTTTTAGTGGGAAACAAAGGTCTTTGGACATTGTTTCACCTAAAATTTGCGCGTCATATAAAAGCTGGTAACGGAGGCGATGGAAGTGGAGACAGAAGTACAGGTGCCGATGGTGATGATAAATACATCGAAGTTCCGTTAGGAACAGTTGTAAAAGATAAAGAAACTGGAGAAATATTATTTGAAATCACCGAAGATGGTGAAAAACAAATACTTTCAAGAGGAGGAAAGGGAGGTTTAGGAAACTGGCATTTTAGAAGTTCTACAAACCAAACGCCTAGATACTCTCAACCTGGATTACCAGGTGCAGAAATGGACGTGATATTGGAGCTAAAAGTGCTAGCTGACGTAGGTTTGGTAGGTTTTCCTAATGCTGGGAAATCAACTTTATTATCTGTGTTGACTTCTGCTAAGCCAAAAATTGCTGATTATCCATTTACAACCTTGAAACCTAATCTTGGGATTGTAGCGTACCGCGATTTTCAGTCTTTTGTAATCGCCGATATTCCTGGAATTATTGAAGGCGCTGCCGAAGGAAAAGGTCTTGGACATTATTTCCTACGTCACATTGAACGTAATTCAACTTTGTTGTTTTTAGTTCCAGTTGACGCACCAGACATTAAAGCAGAATATGATATTTTAGTAAATGAATTGACTAAATACAATCCTGAAATGCTCGATAAAGAGCGTATGGTTGTTATTTCTAAATGTGATATGCTGGATGATGAATTGAAAGTAGAACTGAAATCAGAATTAGATGTGGCTTTTAAAGGTATTCCCTATATGTTTATCTCATCTGTTGCCCAACAAGGATTGACAGAATTGAAAGATAAATTATGGAAAATGTTGAATGACTAA
- a CDS encoding hemolysin family protein, giving the protein MEILIIFFLILLNGVFSMSEIALISARKNRLETAAKKGNKSAKIALDLANSPNKFLSTVQIGITLIGILTGIYSGDKITINVENFVKGFEILTPYAHTVAVGIVVVILTFFSLVLGELLPKRIGLNHPEAIAKAVALPMKIVSIVTAPFIWLLTHSTEFLLNVLKIKPTADGKVTEEEIKAIIKEGTEGGEVQEIEQDIVERVFHIGDRKINSLMTHRKSVVFLPLHSDKNQVKEFMLKELHSIYPVYGDNYDDIVGVVNLKNIFAHFENENFNLADIMTEAPFMMEQTTAYIALENFKKTGIHYAFVSDEYGVFQGVITLNDILEALVGDASDFYKDDFQLVEREDGTWLVDGHYSLHDFLTYFELDELISDYEVTTVSGLIMTELSHIPKQGEKLIWQKFELEVIDMDGVKIDKVMVKALQM; this is encoded by the coding sequence ATGGAAATACTAATAATATTTTTTCTAATACTGTTAAACGGAGTTTTCTCCATGTCTGAAATCGCATTGATTTCGGCGAGAAAGAATAGATTAGAAACTGCTGCCAAAAAAGGAAATAAAAGTGCGAAAATCGCATTGGATTTGGCCAATTCACCAAATAAATTTTTATCAACTGTACAAATAGGAATAACCCTAATAGGAATTCTTACGGGTATATATAGCGGTGATAAAATAACAATAAATGTAGAAAATTTTGTAAAAGGATTTGAAATACTAACTCCTTATGCGCATACTGTAGCGGTAGGAATTGTAGTTGTGATTTTAACTTTTTTCTCATTAGTTTTAGGGGAATTGTTGCCTAAAAGAATAGGTTTAAATCATCCGGAAGCCATTGCTAAAGCTGTGGCGTTACCTATGAAAATCGTTTCGATTGTCACCGCACCATTTATTTGGTTGTTGACACATTCAACGGAATTTTTATTAAATGTTCTAAAAATAAAACCCACAGCAGACGGAAAAGTAACCGAGGAAGAAATAAAGGCTATTATCAAAGAAGGTACTGAAGGCGGGGAAGTACAGGAAATAGAGCAAGATATTGTAGAGCGTGTTTTTCATATTGGCGATAGAAAAATTAATTCTTTAATGACTCATAGAAAATCGGTGGTATTTTTACCATTGCATTCTGATAAGAATCAGGTTAAAGAATTTATGCTAAAAGAGCTACATTCCATTTATCCGGTTTATGGAGATAATTACGATGATATTGTTGGAGTGGTAAACCTAAAAAATATTTTCGCCCATTTTGAAAATGAGAATTTCAATTTGGCAGATATAATGACGGAAGCGCCTTTTATGATGGAGCAAACAACTGCTTATATCGCTCTTGAAAACTTCAAGAAAACAGGGATTCATTATGCATTTGTCTCAGATGAATATGGTGTTTTTCAAGGTGTAATTACTTTGAATGATATCCTGGAAGCTTTGGTAGGGGATGCTTCGGACTTTTATAAAGATGACTTTCAATTAGTTGAGAGAGAAGATGGCACTTGGTTAGTAGATGGGCACTATTCATTACATGATTTCTTGACATATTTTGAGTTAGATGAATTGATAAGTGATTATGAAGTGACAACGGTAAGCGGTTTAATAATGACGGAACTTTCTCATATTCCAAAACAAGGCGAAAAGCTGATTTGGCAAAAATTTGAGTTGGAAGTGATCGATATGGATGGCGTGAAGATTGATAAAGTAATGGTGAAAGCATTACAAATGTAA
- a CDS encoding UDP-N-acetylmuramate--L-alanine ligase, with the protein MRTHFIAIGGSAMHNLALALHNKGYQVTGSDDAIFEPSKSRLDKKGILPAELGWFPKKITTDIEAVILGMHAKADNPELLKAQELRLKIYSYPEFLYEQSKNKTRVVIGGSHGKTTITSMILHVMHYHNIAVDYMVGAQLEGFETMVHLTEENDFIVLEGDEYLSSPIDRRPKFHLYQPNIALISGIAWDHINVFPTYENYVEQFEIFIGKITNGGILVYNEEDSEVKSVAEAATNPIRKLAYHTPKYTVSDGVTLLETPEGDMPIEVFGAHNLNNLAGAKWICQNMGVDEADFYEAIASFKGASKRLEKIAESKTKVAYKDFAHSPSKVAATTKAVKEQYPSRTLVACLELHTYSSLNAEFLKEYEGSLEFADVAVVFYSPDAVKIKQLEEVTYDQIATAFNRKDLIIYTNPIEFKDFLFKQNLENSALLLMSSGNYGGLNFDEVKELIK; encoded by the coding sequence ATGCGTACACATTTTATAGCTATTGGCGGGAGTGCCATGCACAATCTTGCTTTAGCATTACACAACAAAGGATATCAAGTTACAGGAAGCGACGATGCCATTTTTGAACCATCAAAATCAAGATTAGATAAAAAGGGAATTTTGCCTGCCGAATTAGGTTGGTTTCCGAAAAAAATCACAACTGATATTGAAGCGGTAATTCTTGGAATGCATGCAAAGGCCGATAATCCAGAACTGTTGAAAGCACAAGAATTACGTTTAAAGATATATTCATACCCAGAATTTCTATACGAACAATCCAAAAATAAAACACGTGTTGTTATTGGTGGTTCTCATGGAAAAACTACAATTACATCAATGATTTTACACGTGATGCACTATCACAATATTGCAGTTGATTATATGGTTGGAGCACAATTAGAAGGATTTGAAACGATGGTTCATCTAACTGAAGAGAATGACTTTATCGTTCTTGAAGGTGATGAATATTTGTCTTCGCCAATAGACAGAAGACCAAAATTTCATTTATATCAACCGAATATTGCTTTGATTTCCGGTATAGCTTGGGATCATATCAACGTGTTTCCTACTTATGAAAACTATGTGGAGCAGTTTGAAATATTTATTGGTAAAATTACCAATGGCGGAATTTTAGTTTACAATGAAGAGGACTCCGAAGTAAAAAGTGTTGCCGAAGCCGCTACAAATCCCATTCGAAAACTAGCATATCACACTCCTAAGTACACCGTAAGCGATGGTGTTACACTTCTCGAAACTCCCGAAGGTGATATGCCTATAGAGGTTTTTGGAGCACACAATCTCAATAATTTGGCTGGAGCCAAATGGATTTGTCAGAATATGGGTGTTGATGAAGCTGATTTTTACGAAGCAATTGCCAGTTTCAAGGGCGCTTCAAAACGATTGGAAAAAATTGCCGAAAGTAAAACCAAAGTAGCCTATAAAGATTTCGCGCATTCGCCAAGTAAAGTGGCTGCGACTACCAAGGCCGTAAAAGAACAATATCCAAGCAGGACTTTAGTGGCTTGTTTAGAATTGCATACTTATAGTAGCTTGAATGCGGAATTCCTAAAAGAATATGAAGGCTCATTAGAATTTGCAGACGTTGCAGTTGTTTTCTATTCGCCGGATGCGGTAAAAATAAAACAGCTTGAGGAAGTTACCTATGACCAAATTGCAACTGCTTTCAACAGGAAAGATTTAATTATTTATACGAATCCCATAGAGTTTAAAGATTTTTTATTTAAACAAAATCTTGAAAATTCAGCCTTATTATTGATGAGCTCCGGGAATTACGGTGGATTAAATTTTGACGAGGTAAAAGAATTAATTAAGTAA
- a CDS encoding adenylate kinase, with product MINIVLFGKPGAGKGTQAEFLKEKYKLTHISTGDVFRFNLKNDTELGKQARVYMDSGDLVPDELTTKMLIDEVNKHPDTNGILFDGYPRTISQAEDLDAFLTTIGSKVAATVALEADDEILIQRLLERGKTSGRIDDQDEDKIRNRYQEYNEKTAPLMGYYEQQGKFHTVNGIGTIQEITERLSAVIDNL from the coding sequence ATGATCAACATTGTTTTATTTGGAAAGCCAGGAGCAGGAAAAGGAACTCAAGCAGAGTTTTTAAAAGAGAAATACAAATTAACGCACATATCCACTGGTGATGTATTTCGTTTTAATTTGAAAAACGATACTGAATTAGGGAAGCAAGCAAGAGTCTACATGGATTCGGGCGATTTAGTGCCTGATGAATTGACTACTAAAATGCTTATTGATGAGGTAAATAAACATCCAGATACAAATGGAATTTTATTTGACGGTTACCCAAGAACAATTTCACAAGCCGAAGACTTAGATGCGTTTCTTACTACAATTGGATCTAAAGTTGCTGCAACAGTAGCACTCGAAGCCGATGATGAAATCTTAATCCAAAGATTATTGGAAAGAGGAAAAACAAGTGGTAGAATAGACGATCAAGATGAAGATAAAATAAGAAATCGTTACCAGGAATACAATGAAAAAACGGCTCCTTTAATGGGGTATTATGAACAACAAGGAAAGTTTCACACCGTCAACGGAATAGGAACTATTCAAGAAATCACTGAACGGTTAAGTGCCGTTATTGATAATTTATAG